In Myxococcales bacterium, the following proteins share a genomic window:
- a CDS encoding amidohydrolase family protein, translating into MKIATRGLVLGIAALALMAVACRPALTQHASPTVASPSPQASALSAALVNPKARLVVLRGATIMTGTDVVLDGGVIVMDGGRLISVGDATTVSPPGALEIDVTGSVITPGLIDAHSHLGVYASPGSTGYDDGNEATRPSSPEVRAKSSYWPQDPNISRAVRGGVTTALILPGSANLIGGEGFTVVMKEGRTASEVAFPGAPRTLKMACGENPKRSYGEKGGPSTRMGELASFRQLFVDAKSYREKIDADEEEGRPRRTDGALETLADLIDGDVLLQVHCYKASDMAEMIEVTEQAGITIRAFHHGLEAYKIRDLLAAKGIAVATWADWWSFKLEALDGIVQNAPLLHLAGGRTVIHSDSAELIQRLNQEAGKALFAGQRDGLDVDDTDALKWITANPAWMLGIDAVTGTLEVGKRADVVVWNRNPFSVYAKAKLVYIAGEVAYDAAVGLRPSDYEAGRTPATLEQP; encoded by the coding sequence ATGAAGATTGCCACCCGTGGCCTGGTGCTTGGCATCGCGGCCCTCGCGCTCATGGCCGTTGCCTGCCGCCCAGCGTTGACCCAGCACGCCAGCCCAACCGTTGCCAGCCCTTCGCCGCAGGCCAGTGCCCTCAGCGCGGCCCTGGTAAACCCCAAGGCGAGGCTGGTCGTGCTGCGCGGCGCCACCATCATGACGGGCACCGATGTCGTGCTTGATGGGGGCGTCATCGTCATGGACGGGGGGCGACTTATTTCGGTGGGGGATGCGACCACCGTCTCACCTCCCGGCGCTCTGGAAATCGATGTGACCGGATCTGTCATTACGCCGGGCCTCATCGACGCGCACTCGCATCTCGGCGTTTATGCCTCGCCGGGCTCCACCGGCTACGACGACGGCAACGAGGCGACGCGCCCATCCTCGCCCGAGGTGAGGGCCAAGAGCAGCTATTGGCCGCAAGACCCCAATATCTCGCGCGCCGTCCGCGGCGGCGTCACCACCGCGCTCATCCTGCCCGGCTCGGCCAATCTCATCGGCGGCGAGGGCTTCACCGTCGTGATGAAGGAGGGCCGCACCGCGAGCGAGGTGGCGTTTCCCGGCGCCCCGCGTACGCTCAAGATGGCATGTGGTGAAAACCCCAAGCGCTCCTATGGCGAGAAAGGTGGCCCCTCAACGCGCATGGGCGAGCTCGCCTCGTTTCGTCAGCTCTTTGTCGATGCCAAATCGTACCGCGAAAAGATCGATGCGGATGAGGAAGAAGGCAGGCCTCGTCGCACCGACGGCGCGCTGGAAACCCTGGCCGACCTAATTGACGGCGACGTGCTGCTGCAAGTGCACTGCTATAAGGCCAGCGACATGGCCGAGATGATCGAGGTCACCGAGCAAGCTGGCATAACCATACGCGCCTTTCACCACGGGCTTGAGGCCTACAAAATTCGCGACTTGCTCGCGGCCAAGGGCATCGCGGTGGCCACCTGGGCCGACTGGTGGTCCTTCAAGCTCGAGGCGCTCGATGGCATCGTGCAAAACGCGCCACTCCTTCATCTCGCGGGCGGTCGCACCGTCATCCACTCCGATTCCGCGGAGCTCATTCAACGGCTCAACCAAGAGGCGGGCAAGGCGCTCTTTGCCGGTCAGCGCGATGGCCTCGACGTCGACGACACCGACGCGCTCAAATGGATTACGGCAAATCCCGCTTGGATGCTCGGCATCGACGCGGTGACCGGCACGCTCGAAGTTGGCAAGCGCGCCGACGTGGTGGTGTGGAATCGCAACCCGTTTTCGGTTTATGCCAAGGCCAAGCTCGTCTACATCGCCGGCGAGGTGGCCTATGACGCGGCCGTTGGCCTCCGCCCATCTGACTACGAAGCGGGCCGTACGCCCGCCACCCTGGAGCAGCCATGA
- a CDS encoding MoaD/ThiS family protein, producing MQVHIPSPLRSYTGGANEVLAVGATVGELLLDLDRQFPGLRYRMIDEQNRVRPHMRIFVNDAQTFDLSHPLVPTDRVQILQALSGGI from the coding sequence ATGCAAGTTCACATCCCATCACCGCTGCGCTCGTATACCGGCGGTGCCAACGAGGTGCTTGCCGTTGGCGCAACCGTGGGCGAGCTGCTACTCGACCTCGACCGCCAGTTCCCTGGCTTGCGCTACCGCATGATCGACGAGCAAAACCGCGTGCGCCCGCACATGCGCATCTTCGTCAACGACGCGCAGACATTTGACTTGAGTCACCCGCTCGTGCCCACCGACCGCGTGCAAATTTTGCAGGCGCTCAGCGGCGGGATTTAG
- a CDS encoding glycosyl hydrolase codes for MTTLWIGTRKGAFRLDSTDRKTWKLSGPQFLGNLVYHVMRNAKNTLLMATSAGHLGPALHRSTDDGATWVEVANPPKFPADEPRKRAVNHVFWLTAAANVWYAGTSPQALFVSHDDGLSWQGVAGFNDHPEQKDWAGGDQDQTPEGGKLHSIQVDPRDPRKLLLGMSGGGVFFTEDAGATWQPLHDGVEAEYGQDPHCVAIHPTDPDRLWMQSHYGIYRMDRKTSNVWQRVGKNMPADVGDIGFPIVIDPRDPDCAWVFPMDGTSVWPRTSPGGKPAVFGTRDAGATWQRLDRGLPREQAWWTVKRQGMCGDAHDPMGLYFGTTSGEIWASANRGEDFACIARHLPHVYSVTAW; via the coding sequence ATGACAACACTTTGGATCGGCACGAGAAAAGGCGCGTTTCGTTTGGATTCGACGGACCGCAAGACGTGGAAGCTTTCGGGGCCCCAGTTTCTCGGCAACCTCGTCTATCACGTGATGCGCAATGCCAAGAACACCCTGCTGATGGCGACCAGCGCGGGCCACTTGGGCCCAGCACTACATCGCTCAACCGACGACGGCGCAACCTGGGTCGAAGTCGCGAACCCGCCAAAATTTCCAGCCGACGAGCCACGTAAGCGGGCGGTCAATCACGTGTTTTGGCTAACTGCGGCGGCCAATGTTTGGTACGCGGGTACGTCGCCGCAAGCGCTCTTTGTCAGTCATGACGATGGCCTGTCTTGGCAGGGCGTCGCGGGCTTCAACGATCACCCTGAACAAAAAGACTGGGCCGGAGGCGACCAAGACCAAACGCCCGAAGGTGGCAAGCTGCATTCGATTCAGGTCGATCCGCGCGATCCACGCAAGCTGCTCCTCGGCATGTCGGGCGGCGGGGTGTTTTTCACCGAAGATGCGGGCGCGACGTGGCAGCCGCTGCACGACGGCGTCGAGGCCGAATATGGCCAGGACCCGCACTGTGTCGCGATTCATCCCACCGATCCGGATCGGCTTTGGATGCAAAGTCACTACGGCATCTACCGCATGGATCGCAAGACGAGCAACGTCTGGCAGCGCGTCGGCAAGAACATGCCCGCCGACGTTGGCGACATCGGCTTTCCGATCGTCATTGACCCACGCGATCCTGATTGCGCCTGGGTCTTTCCGATGGATGGCACCAGCGTATGGCCGCGCACCAGCCCGGGCGGCAAGCCCGCGGTATTTGGCACGCGCGATGCCGGCGCAACCTGGCAACGCCTTGACCGCGGGCTGCCTCGCGAGCAGGCGTGGTGGACGGTGAAGCGTCAGGGCATGTGCGGCGATGCGCATGACCCCATGGGCCTTTATTTTGGCACAACCTCTGGCGAAATATGGGCGAGCGCCAACCGCGGCGAGGACTTCGCGTGCATCGCGCGCCACCTGCCACATGTCTATAGCGTCACGGCTTGGTGA